The sequence GCTGCCCGACGCGGTCGTCTACCGCATCGAGGTGGACGCCAAGGAACGCATCAGCGCCGTCCACTACAAGGATCCGGACGGCGCCAGCCACCGGGTCACCGGCAAGTATTTCGTGCTGGCGGCGAACGGCATCGAGATTCCCAAGTTGATGCTGATCTCGACGGATGACAAGCACAAGAACGGCGTCGGCAACAGCTCGGACCAGGTCGGCCGCAACCTGATGGACCATCCCGGCACCGGCGTCACTTTCCTGGCCAACGAAGACTTGTGGCCGGGACGCGGACCGATCGAAATGACTTCCATGGTGGACATGCGCGACGGCGCTTTCCGTTCAGAATACGCCGCCAAGAAACTGCACTTGAACAATATGGCGCAGACCAACCATGCCGCGCAGAGCGCCCTTAAGGATGGTCTGGTCGGTCTCAAGCTGAACCAGGAAATCCGCCGCCGCGCGGCGCGCACGGTGAATATCAACAGCTTCCACGACATCTTGCCGAATCCGGAAAACCGCATACGGCCCAGCAGCGAAAAGCGCGACGCGCTCGGCATTCCGCAGCCGGAGATCACTTACTCGATCGACGACTACGTCAAGAAGAGCGCGTTGCTGACGCATGACACCTACGCTAGCATCGCCGCCATGTTCGGCGGCACCGAGGTCGTCTTCGCCGACGATTTCGCGCCCAACAACCACATCATGGGCGCCGTCATCATGGGCGGCGATCCGCGCGATTCGGTGGTCGACGCCCATTGCCGCTCGCACGATCACGAAAACCTGTTCATCGCCAGCAGCGCGGTGATGCCGGTGGCCGGCACGGTCAACTGCACGCTGACGATCGCCGCCCTGTCGCTGCGCATCGCCGACACCTTGAGGACAGTGCTATGAGGGCCCGCTCGCAAATTTCCGCCTGGTGCGGTGGCTTGGCCCTGGCGGCCGGCCTGGTGCATGGCGCATTCGCCGCTGACGCCGCCCCCAACGCCGATCAGATCAAGCGCGGTGAATACCTGGCCAAGGCCGCTGATTGCATCGCCTGCCACACGGTCGATCCGGCCAAGCCCTTCGCCGGCGGCTATCCGCTGGCGACGCCGTTCGGCACTATTTACGGTCCGAATATCACGGCCGACAAGGAAACCGGCATCGGCGACTGGAGCGACGAGCAATTTGTGCGCGCGCTGCACGAAGGCATCGACGATGAAGGCAAGCGGCTCTACCCGGCTTTCCCCTACGCCTCCTTCACCAAGCTATCGCGCGACGATGTGCTGGCGATCAAGGCCTATCTGTTCAGCCTGCCGCCGATACAGCAAAAGACGCCGGAAAACAAACTGCCCTTTCCGCTCAACCAGCGCTGGCTGATGGCGGGCTGGAACCTGTTCAATTTCACGCCGGGCGAACTGAAGGCAGATACGGCCAAGAGTCCGGAATGGAACCGCGGCAATTATCTGGTCAACGGCCTGGCGCATTGCCAGGAATGCCACACGCCGCGTAACCTGACCATGGGACTGGACCTCAAGCGCTCCTTTGGCGGCGCCCAGCTGGGCGGCTGGACCGCGTTCAATATTTCGCCCGATGCGGTCAGCGGCGTCGGCGGCTGGAAGGACGAGGAACTGGTGCAGTACCTGAAAACCGGCGTCGTGCCAGGCAAAGCTTCAGCTGCCGGCGGCATGGCGGAAGCCATCGAACACAGCCTGCAATACCTGACCGATGACGACTTGAAAGCGATCGTCACCTATCTGCGCAGCGTGCCGGCGGTCAACGATGTGGCCGACAAGAAGCCGCGCTATGCCTGGGGCCAGCCGGCCGATGACGACGCCGAGATCCGCGGCATTGCCGCGGTGTCGGTCAGCAGCAATGCTTCCGGCGGCGCCGAACTGTTCAGCGGCAACTGCGCCAGTTGCCACTCTGCCAGCGGCAGCGGCGTGGTCGGCGGTTACTATCCGTCGCTGTTCAACAACAGCGTGGTCGGCGCCCGCGATCCAGGCAACCTGCTGATGGTGATTCTGAATGGCGTGCAACGCCGCGGCGCCAAGGAAGAAACCTTCATGCCCGGTTTTGCCGGCCATCTGAATGACGGCCAGATCGCCATGCTGGCCAACTACGTGGTCAAGCAATACGGCCATGCCGATACGCCGCCGATCACGCCGGAACAGGTCAAAGTGCAGCGCCAAGGGGGCCCAGCCTCGCCCCTGCTCACATTATTGCCGGTGGGACTGGCGGCGGCAGCGCTGATCGTGGTATTTATACTGTTTTCAGTGTTCAGGCGTGGCGGCCGTCGCCAGCCCAAGCCGTCTTGACACAGCCACATTATAAAAAAGGAAACGGATTCTCATGGCTTTACGTATCATCGCCACCGGCGGCACTTTCGATAAACACTACGACGAGATCGCCGGCAAGCTGACCTTTGCCGCCAGCCATCTGCCGCAGGTGATCGAGCGCTCCCGCATCACCACCGACATCGCGCTGGAAGAACTGCCGCTGCTCGATTCGCTCGACATGCAGGATATCGACCGCCGGCGCGTGCTGGCGTCTTGTACCCATGCCAAGGAAGAGGCGATCGTCATCATCCACGGCACTGACACCATGCGCGAGACGGCCGCGGTGCTGGGCGCGGCGACGCTGGACAAGACCATCGTGGTGACGGGGGCAATGATCCCCTACGCCATTGCCAACTCCGACGCCCTGTTCAATTTCGGCTTTGCCTGCGGCATTGCGCAAGCCCTGCCGCCTGGCGTCTACGTGGCGATGAACGGCAAGATCTTTGCCTGGGACAAGGTCACCAAGAACCGTACCGCCGGGGTGTTTGAACCGCTGTGACGTCGCTTTCTCGCAAATACTCCTTATGCAATATGTTGAGGGAAGAAAGAAGCGTAATGGTGCGCAGGTGGAAATTAGGATAAAAGCATCGATGTTTTTACAATGATTTATTCCAATCTCAATCCAGACAAGGCGCTGATCTGGCGTATTACCCACCGTGACAACTTACCGTGGATTTTGGACAATGGCTTGCATTGTCCAAAATCAAATTTACTGGCACCGAATTACATTAATATCGGTAATCCCGATTTAATCGATAAACGACGTCACCGCTCGGTGCCGATAGCGCCTGGCGGAACATTGGCAGATTATGTGCCCTTTTACTTCACACCGTTCTCTGTGATGATGAAGAACATCCATTCCGGCTGGGGCGTACAACAACGTCCTAACGACGAAATCGTGATTATTGTATCGAGTCTGTATCACGTGCAGTCGCTGGACTTGCCCATAGTGTTTACCAATGCCCATGCTTACCCGGACTGGACTAATTACTATAGCGATTTGGCTCAACTTTCCGAGATCGACTGGCCCCTTTTGCAGAGGCGAGATTTCAAACGCGATGCGGATGATCCTCGTAAGATGGAGCGCTATCAAGCTGAGGCGTTAATATACCAGCGCTTGCCAATTCAGGGCGTGCTCGGTATCGTTTGTTATACTGAGATATTAAAACAAAGCATTGGGCAACAAGTACAGGCACGAGGCCTTACACTGCCGGTTTATGCGAGAACTGGGTGGTACTTCTAATGATCACATTCACACAAGGCAATTTGCTAGAAGCCAAGGTAGAAGCGCTGGTCAATACCGTCAACACTGTGGGGGTAATGGGTAAAGGCATTGCGCTGATGTTCAAGGAACGCTTCGCAGATAATTTCCAACGTTATGCAGCCGCGTGTAAAGCCAAACAAGTTCACACCGGCCGGATGTTTGTGACGGAAGTGTGTGAGCTCGACGGTCCGCGCTGGATTGTCAACTTTCCCACCAAGCAGCATTGGCGTGCACCGTCGCAAATGAGTTGGATAGTGGACGGATTGCAGGATTTGCGCCGTTTTGTGCTTGATAATAAGGTCAAGTCGATTGCCATCCCGCCGCTCGGTGCGGGTAACGGTGGATTGGAGTGGCCTCTGGTTCGCGAACAGATCGAGTTGGCATTGACGGATTTGCAGGACGTTGAGATCACGGTGTTCGAACCAACCAATCAATACCAAAATGTCGCTAAACGCACCGGGGTGGAAAAGCTCACCCCCGCGCGGGCATTGATTGCCGAACTGGTGCGGCGTTATTGGGTGCTTGGCATGGAATGCAGCCTGCTGGAAATCCAAAAATTGGCGTGGTTCTTAGAGCGCTCTATCAAATGCTATGCACCTGATAACCCATTAGATTTGCAATTCGTCGCGCACAAATATGGCCCTTATGCTAACCGGTTGGATCATCTGCTGAATAATTTGGATGGCAGTTACCTGCATTGCGACAAGCGTATCAGTGACGCAGATCCACTTGACGTTATCTGGTTTGATGATGAGCGCAAAGTATTTCTGGACACGTATCTGAAAAGCGAAGCCAAACCGTATGTGCTGGCGCTGGAGCGCACTGCGGCCTTGATTGATGGCTTTGAATCTCCGTTTGGCATGGAACTGCTGGCTACCGTCGACTGGCTGTTGACCAAAGAGAACGTCTCCGCAACGATTGCAGACGTGCGTGAAGGCTTACAAAATTGGCCAGCAGGAGCGGCGGATCGCAAGAGTCGCCTGTTCGATGAACGGGCGATTGGCATTGCGTTGGAGCGTCTTAGTATGCGGGACAATCAAGTAGCTATGGCTTGATAGCTATTTGGCATTACTGATACATCTTCTTTTGGTGTGAAACGGGACAGGTACTGCCCCGTTTCGCATTTTTCATTCAATTACTTGGTAGCGCCGCTTAGGCCGCGCGCCTCCAGCAACGGTCCGACCTCTGGTCCGCGGCCGTAGAAATCCTTGAACAAGGCGCTAGGGTCGCCGCTGAAGCCGCGCGACAGCACTTTGGCGCGCAGCAGGTCGCCATTGGCGCGTTTCAGGCCGCCGTGGGTGTTCATCCAGTGCTCGGTATCCTTGGCCAGCACGTCGCTCCAGATATAGGCGTAATAACCGGCGGCATAACCGCTGGCGAAGATGTGCGCGAAATAGGTGGTGTGGTAGCGCGGCGGCACCACATAGCCCTTGGCGTGACCCAGTGCCTTGGCTTCAAACGCCATCACGTCGGTGACGTCCGGCGTCTGGTTGGTCGACAGCTGGTGCCAGGACTGGTCCAGCATCGCTGCCGCCAGATACTCAGAGGTTTCGTAGCCGGCGCTGAACTTGCGCGCCGCCAGCAGCTTCTGGAGAAGTGCGCGCGGCATCGGCTTGCCGGTTTCGTAATGGGTGGCGTAGTGCGCCATTACCTTCGGATCGTAGGACCACATTTCATTGAACTGCGACGGATACTCGACAAAGTCGGGCGGTACCGAGGCGCCCGAGAACATCGGATACTCGACGTTCGAGAACAAGCCGTGCAAGCCGTGGCCGAACTCGTGGAACATGGTGTTGACTTCGTCGAAAGTGAGCAGCACCGGTTTGCCTGCCGGCGGCTTGGCGATGTTGATGTTGTTCGATACCACCGCCTTGGTGCCGAACAGGCGCGACTGCGACACATAGGTATTCATCCAGGCGCCGCCCTGCTTGTTGTCGCGTGCGAACGGATCGAACAGGAACAGGCCGAGCGCCGAACCGTCTTCATTGAAGACCTCGAAGACACGCACATCCTGCTGGTATACCGGCAAGTCGGTGCGTTCCTTGAAGCTCACCCCGTACAGCTCGTGGGCGGCATAGAACACGCCTTCCTGCAGCACGTGGTTGAGTTCGAAGTAAGGCTTGATCTGGGATTCGTCGAAGTTGTAGCGCGCCTTGCGCACCTGCTCAGAGTAAAAGCCCCAGTCCCACGGCTGCAGCTTGAAAGGCTTGGTATGGCTGGCCTTGGCCTGGCGCTCGATCAGCTGCTGCATGACGGCCGCGTCCTTGCGTGCGATGGCATTGGCCGGCGGCGCCAGTTGGGACAGCATCTTGTTGACCGCGGCCGGCGTACCGGCGGTTTCTTCTTCCAGCGCATAGGCCGCGTGGTTTGGATAACCCAGCAGCGCAGCGCGCTGGGCGCGCAGCTTGACGATCTGCGCCACATTGCCGACGTTGTCGCCGGCGCCGCCATCGCCGCGGTTGATCGAGGCTTTATAGATGCGTTCGCGCAGATGGCGATTCTTGAGCTGCATCAGTACCGGCTGGTCGGTGGTGTTTTGCAGCGTGATCAGCCACTTGCCTTCCAGCTTGCGGTTTTCGGCAGCTTGCGCAGCGGCGGCGATGCCTTCGGCCGACAGGCCGTCCAGGTCGGCCAGCTTGTCGACCGCCACCGCGCCTTCATTGCTGGATTTCAGCAGGTTTTGCTGGAACTGCGTGGTCAGCGAAGAAATCT comes from Collimonas pratensis and encodes:
- a CDS encoding DUF4433 domain-containing protein, yielding MIYSNLNPDKALIWRITHRDNLPWILDNGLHCPKSNLLAPNYINIGNPDLIDKRRHRSVPIAPGGTLADYVPFYFTPFSVMMKNIHSGWGVQQRPNDEIVIIVSSLYHVQSLDLPIVFTNAHAYPDWTNYYSDLAQLSEIDWPLLQRRDFKRDADDPRKMERYQAEALIYQRLPIQGVLGIVCYTEILKQSIGQQVQARGLTLPVYARTGWYF
- a CDS encoding macro domain-containing protein, giving the protein MITFTQGNLLEAKVEALVNTVNTVGVMGKGIALMFKERFADNFQRYAAACKAKQVHTGRMFVTEVCELDGPRWIVNFPTKQHWRAPSQMSWIVDGLQDLRRFVLDNKVKSIAIPPLGAGNGGLEWPLVREQIELALTDLQDVEITVFEPTNQYQNVAKRTGVEKLTPARALIAELVRRYWVLGMECSLLEIQKLAWFLERSIKCYAPDNPLDLQFVAHKYGPYANRLDHLLNNLDGSYLHCDKRISDADPLDVIWFDDERKVFLDTYLKSEAKPYVLALERTAALIDGFESPFGMELLATVDWLLTKENVSATIADVREGLQNWPAGAADRKSRLFDERAIGIALERLSMRDNQVAMA
- a CDS encoding GMC family oxidoreductase; its protein translation is MADNLSADVVIVGSGVAGALVAHQLASSGASVLVLEAGPRLERWRIVENYRNTPSKDDFMVPYPSTKYAPHPEYTPENNYLILKGTHKYNSQYIRAVGGTTWHWAAAAWRFLPNDFRMKTLYGVGRDWPISYDELEPYYYRAEVELGVSGPNDGTDLGSPRKQPYPMDHLPLSWNDQRFSAVVNANGHKVVSEPVARNSRAYDERPNCCGNNNCMPICPIAAMYSGIIHVEKAEKAGARVLPDAVVYRIEVDAKERISAVHYKDPDGASHRVTGKYFVLAANGIEIPKLMLISTDDKHKNGVGNSSDQVGRNLMDHPGTGVTFLANEDLWPGRGPIEMTSMVDMRDGAFRSEYAAKKLHLNNMAQTNHAAQSALKDGLVGLKLNQEIRRRAARTVNINSFHDILPNPENRIRPSSEKRDALGIPQPEITYSIDDYVKKSALLTHDTYASIAAMFGGTEVVFADDFAPNNHIMGAVIMGGDPRDSVVDAHCRSHDHENLFIASSAVMPVAGTVNCTLTIAALSLRIADTLRTVL
- a CDS encoding M3 family metallopeptidase, with the protein product MQVSTRRITVCGLMVSAAISLMACDVPTKASQDAATATAAYAASSPFAQVSSLPYNLPPFDKIKDSDYQPSFEAGMAQQRQEVSAIAANPAAPTFDNTIVALERSGQMLGRVKDVFFNLISANTNPVLDQTQQDIAPKLAEHEDAIYLDPALFARIEQLYQQRASLGLDPESLRLLERYRTDFVRAGARLSPAEKDQLRKMNQQISSLTTQFQQNLLKSSNEGAVAVDKLADLDGLSAEGIAAAAQAAENRKLEGKWLITLQNTTDQPVLMQLKNRHLRERIYKASINRGDGGAGDNVGNVAQIVKLRAQRAALLGYPNHAAYALEEETAGTPAAVNKMLSQLAPPANAIARKDAAVMQQLIERQAKASHTKPFKLQPWDWGFYSEQVRKARYNFDESQIKPYFELNHVLQEGVFYAAHELYGVSFKERTDLPVYQQDVRVFEVFNEDGSALGLFLFDPFARDNKQGGAWMNTYVSQSRLFGTKAVVSNNINIAKPPAGKPVLLTFDEVNTMFHEFGHGLHGLFSNVEYPMFSGASVPPDFVEYPSQFNEMWSYDPKVMAHYATHYETGKPMPRALLQKLLAARKFSAGYETSEYLAAAMLDQSWHQLSTNQTPDVTDVMAFEAKALGHAKGYVVPPRYHTTYFAHIFASGYAAGYYAYIWSDVLAKDTEHWMNTHGGLKRANGDLLRAKVLSRGFSGDPSALFKDFYGRGPEVGPLLEARGLSGATK
- a CDS encoding c-type cytochrome → MRARSQISAWCGGLALAAGLVHGAFAADAAPNADQIKRGEYLAKAADCIACHTVDPAKPFAGGYPLATPFGTIYGPNITADKETGIGDWSDEQFVRALHEGIDDEGKRLYPAFPYASFTKLSRDDVLAIKAYLFSLPPIQQKTPENKLPFPLNQRWLMAGWNLFNFTPGELKADTAKSPEWNRGNYLVNGLAHCQECHTPRNLTMGLDLKRSFGGAQLGGWTAFNISPDAVSGVGGWKDEELVQYLKTGVVPGKASAAGGMAEAIEHSLQYLTDDDLKAIVTYLRSVPAVNDVADKKPRYAWGQPADDDAEIRGIAAVSVSSNASGGAELFSGNCASCHSASGSGVVGGYYPSLFNNSVVGARDPGNLLMVILNGVQRRGAKEETFMPGFAGHLNDGQIAMLANYVVKQYGHADTPPITPEQVKVQRQGGPASPLLTLLPVGLAAAALIVVFILFSVFRRGGRRQPKPS
- a CDS encoding asparaginase domain-containing protein gives rise to the protein MALRIIATGGTFDKHYDEIAGKLTFAASHLPQVIERSRITTDIALEELPLLDSLDMQDIDRRRVLASCTHAKEEAIVIIHGTDTMRETAAVLGAATLDKTIVVTGAMIPYAIANSDALFNFGFACGIAQALPPGVYVAMNGKIFAWDKVTKNRTAGVFEPL